In the genome of Dyadobacter fermentans DSM 18053, the window AAAAACAACCCGGACCTGAAACCGGAAAGAACCAAAAGCTATGAATTCGGTCTGGAAAGTGCATTCCTGAACGACCGCGTAGGCTTCAACTTCACCTATTACCGTTCATCTACGCTGGATCAGATCCTGCCCGTTTCGATCACTGCCGCTACCGGTTATGCATTCCGTTATGTCAACTCCGGTGAGGTACAAAACAAGGGTATCGAAATTTCCGCCTACGTAACGCCGATCCGTGTGCAGGACTTCTCCTGGACCGTGAATGTAAACTTCGCAAGAAACCGCAACAAGGTGATCAGCCTGTATGGTGAAGGCGAAACGGAGGTAACCAACGTTACCATCGCCAGCTTGCAGGGCGGGGTGTCTATCAACGCTGCCAAAGGCCAACCATTCGGTATTATCCGCGGTACCAACTTCGTTTACCACGAAGGCACCGGCCAGAAAGTGGTGAAAGCCAATGGTATTTATGCAGCGACTTCGAGCTCAGCCGAAATTATCGGTAACCCCAACCCCGACTGGATCGGAGGCGTGAGCAATACATTGAAATACAAAACACTCTCGCTGAGCTTCCTGCTCGACATCCGTCACGGCGGCGATGTGTGGTCACTCGACCAATGGTATGGTGAAGGAACGGGCCTTTACCCGATCACAGCCGGCCTGAACGAACTGGGCAATCCTAAAAGATCTCCCGTTTCAGAAGGCGGCGGCGTGCTCTTCCCGGGTGTACAAGCAGATGGAAGCCCTAACACCGTGCGCGCGGCTAATGTGGACGGAAACGGTGCTACTGCCTACGGCTACCCAGGCAACCCGCCGAGAGCCATGTACATCTACGACGCGAGCTATGTAAAATTGAGAGAAGTTGCCCTTACTTACGCACTTCCGCAGGCGATCGTGAGCAAGCTGCGTGCATTCAAGCAGATCGACGTTTCGCTGATCGGCCGTAACCTGTGGATTCTTCACAAAAACATGGAATTCCAGGACCCGGAAGAAGGCCTCGGCTCAGGACTGCTGAACGGCGCGGGCGGTTACCAGAGCGGTGCTTACCCGGCTGTAAGAAACTATGGCTTCAATGTTAAATTCCGTTTCTAAGCGATATGAAAAAACTAATCATTCTTTTCCTCCCGTTCCTGTTGCTGACGGCCTGCGTCGATAGCCTGGACGAGTACAATGTGGATACCAAGCGTCCCTCGACGGCACCGCCTGTTACCCTGTTCTCCAACGCGTTGAAAGGTCTGGCCGACACGCTCACCAGCCCCAACGTTAATGTAAACAACTACCGTCTGTACGTTCAGCACTGGACCACCACCACTTATCTGGATGAGCCGCGCTACAATGTAACAGCCCGCATTATCCCAGAATCATTCTGGCGCGGACTGTACAAAGGTGTGATCTCCGATTTGAATGAGTCGAGAAGGCTGGTCAATGCGGATGAATTCATCAGCCAGGAAACGAAAGATGTGCAGCTGGCGCAGATTGAAGTCGTGGAAGTGCTTACCTGGGCTGCTTTGGTAAATACATTCGGTAACATCCCTTACTCGGAGTCGATGAACCCCGAAAACCCGCTGCCGAAATACGACGATGCCAAAACGGTGTACGACGCCATTCTGGCCCGGCTCGACGCAGCCCTTCCGAAACTGCAATCGAAAGGAACACCTTTTTCCGACGGCGACCTGCTTTACAAAGGCAATATGGCGCAATGGGTGAAATTCGGCAACTCGCTGAAACTGAAACTTGCCATGATCATCGCCGACAGCGACCCTGCCAAAGCGAAGACAATGGTAGCCGAAGCCGCTCCGAACGTGTTCACGAGCAATGCGGACAATGCAGCATTCCCCTACATCTCGACCCCGCCGAACTACAACGTGATCGCACAGAACCTGAACCCGCTGTACACCAGCCGCCAGGATTTTGTAGCGTCGGAAACAATCGTCAACCCGATGAACGAACTGAACGATCCGAGAAGAGCGCAGTTCTTTACGCCGGTTGGGGGCAAGTACGTGGGTGGTAAATATGGCATGCTCAACACTTACGCCGACTTCTCGCACGTAAGCGACCTCATCATCGAGCCCGACTTCGAAGGACTGCTCCTCGATTATTCCGAAGTGGAATTCCTGCTGGCCGAGGCGGTGGAAAGAGGCTTTATCGCCGGCAATGCAGCCAACCACTATAACAAAGCCGTAACGGCATCCATCGTGTACTGGACCTCACAGGACCCCGATACGGAAGTTGCCTCGCAAGGTTCAGCGCGCGCAGCAGCCTATCTGGCGCAGCCGAAAGTGGCCTACGCAACCGCAAAAGGCAATTGGAAAGAAAAAATCGGTTTCCAGAAATGGCTCGCGCTTTATAACAGAGGCTGGGAATCGTGGGTTGAATGGAGAAGGCTGGATTTCCCGAAACTGTCTCCACCGTCGGGCGGAAACGTGCCTGCCGGCCTGGCGATCCCTGTTCGGATGATCTACCCGATCGTAGAGCAGACGCTCAACGGATCTAACCGCGCCGCAGCCGCAGACGCAATCGGCGGCGACGAGCTGACGACGAAGCTCTGGTGGGATAAATTCTGATAGCGTGAATTGAAAATAGCAGGAAAGGCGGGCTTCGGTCCGCCTTTCTTCGTTTACAAAAATCCCACTCCGTTCAAAGACAGTATACCGGTTAAAAGCTGAGCGCTGCCGGATGCTGGATACATTCCTTTCACCAGGATGCTATGATTGTAAATTCAGAGTCATAAGGTTTTCGAAAACCCTTCAACTACAAACCTGACTTTTGGATGAAACAACTACTACTCACACTCGGAGCCGGTATCATCGTGCTCTTCTTTACCCCTGCCTATGCGCAAACGCGCGAACTAACCGGCCAGGTCACGGCCGAAGACGGATCGGTGTTACCCGGTGTCAATATTTCGGTAAAAAACACGACCAAGGGCTCCATTACCGACAATAACGGCCGATACACCATCAACGTAGAGCCTGGTAATATTCTCGTTTTCAGTTTCATTGGGTTTAAAAGCAAGGACGCGCAGGTGGGGAATCAAACCAGGCTGGACGTCGTCCTGACGAGCGATGAAACGCAACTTCAGGAGATTGTCGTCACATCGCTGGGCATTGCCCGGGAGAAAAAAGCGCTGGGTTATGCCGTTCAGGAAATTAAGGCCGACAAACTCACACTCGCCCGCGACCCGAATATAGGCAATGCACTCGCCGGGAAAATTGCCGGTGTGCAGGTACTCGGCCAGTCGGCTGCAAAATTCGGGACGCCTACCATCCGGATCAGGGGTATCAACTCGCTCGCAGGCAGCGATCCGCTGTACGTTGTGGATGGTACGCCCACGGATATCAGCATGGTCAATATGGATGACGTGGAATCGCTTACAGTCTTGAAAGGGCCCTCCGCGACGGCATTGTACGGCAACCGCGCATCAGCCGGTGTGGTGGTGGTGACGACCAAACGAGGAAAATCCGGCGAGACATCCTTAAACTTCAACCATAGCATGACTATGGACCAGGTTTCGCTGCTGCCCAGGTATCAGAATGAGTACGGCGGAGGCTATTCTCAGGAATGGGAAACCTTCAAATTCAACCCGCAGATCCACCCGGCCGCCTGGGCATCTTATGAAGGCCAGCGCATCCTGGACTACTCGGCAGACGAGAGCTGGGGGCCGAAACTGGACGGCCAGATGCACCGGTCCGCATTTTCGTGGCAACCGGGCGAAGGGTTCGGGAAAGAAACCCCATTCGTAGCACACCCGAACAATGTGCGTGATTTCTTTGAAAAGCCGGTCAGCTATAATTCAAACATCGCTTTTTCAAAGGCCGGCGACAGTTACTCGTCACGCATTTCCTACACGCACATTGTCAACAACGGCATTGTTCCGAACAGCCGGCAGCTTCGCGACTATATCAGCGCAAAAACGTCGATCAGCTTTGCTAAAAAACTGACGGCGGAACTGAACGTAAGTTACACCGGAACCAAAACCGACAACGCCCCAGCCGACCGCTATGGCAGCTCGGGCGGCACCGGTACGGGCACTGCGCTTTTTAACACCAATAATGCCACATTGAACGGCTACAATCAAACGACGGGGTCATTTAACCAATGGTTCCAGCGCCAGCTGGACATCAAAGACCTTCAAAACTATAAAAATCCCGACGGCACGTTCAGAAGCTGGAACATCGGAAGCCCGACAGACGCCCGACCCAAATACTGGGACAGCCCGTACACGCAGGCGTACGAAAACACGAACGTAAACCGCCAGCAACGCATTTTCGGCGATGCAGGGCTTACCTATCAGGTTACCGACTACCTGAAAATCACCGGAAAAGTCCGCCGCGACTATGGCACCTTCTTCATGGACGGCCGCGTTGCGTCAGGAACTTTGAATGCTGGTGGATTGGGGGCTTACGCCTACCTCAGCGGAGCCATATCAGAAAACAACTATGAAACCATTGCCAGCTTCGGCAAGGACATTCAAAAGATATCGATACTGATCAATGCGGGGGGAAACATACGTTACAACCGTACCGAAGGCACATTGCAGGCCACTGTCGGCGGCCTTACCACACCTGGCTACTATAATATTGCCGCCTCCAAAGACCGCCCTTTGACGGCAAACTACCTTTTTGAGAAGCAAGTAAACAGCGTATTTGCAAACGCCAGCGTCGGCTACGGAGACTTCCTTTTCATCGAAGGTTCGATACGAAACGACTGGTCATCCACACTCCCGCCGTCGAGCAATAGCTATCTGTACCCCTCCGTTTCCACCAGCCTCGTGTTTTCGGAGTTTATTCCGGCCAACCGCGTGCTGTCGTTCGGAAAGCTGAGAGCCGGCTATGCGCAGGTCGGCACCGATCTCGGCGCATACCAAACCGCCCTTAGTTATAATGCCGGAAGCGTTTATGGTTCAAATCCTACGATGACATTGCCCGGTATCCTGCCCAATTCCAGCCTGAAACCCGGCATGTCGTCGTCCTACGAGGGAGGGATCGACCTGCGGTTTTTCAGCAACCGCCTCGGACTCGAATTCACAGCCTACAACAACGACAACAGCAACCAGATTATCCCGCTCGCCGTCGCTTCCACGAGCGGTTATAACAATGCCGTCGTAAATGCTGGAATGATCACAACAAAGGGCCTGGAATTGCATATTTCGGCCCAACCGGTTAAAACCGGCGAGTTCCTTTGGGAGCTGGACATCAATGCAGACCGCAACGAATCGAAAGTGGTCAAGCTGACGGAGCAAAGCGACAATTACCGCCTGGACGGACCGCAGTGGCGCGCGTTAACGCTCAATGCACGCGAGGGGAAAGACTGGGGAATGCTGGAAGGCGTCGGCATCAAGCGAGACGAACAGGGCAACAAGGTGGTCTATTCCCCGACGCCCGAAAACATTAAAGCGGGAAAAGCAGGTTTGTACGTGAAGGAAAACAATGTGAACCTCGGCAATGTGTTACCGAAATTCAAAGGCGGGTTGATCAATGCATTTGAATACAAAGGGCTGACATTGCAGCTGAGCACCGATTTCGTGGTAGGCGGTAAGTTCTTTTCGGTAACCCGCATGTTCAATGCCGGTTCCGGGTTAGCCGAGGAAACAGCCGGCAACAACGAGCTCGGCAAGCCTAAACGCGACGATCCGGCGAATGGCGGCGGTGTGTTGCTCGATGCGGTGACGGAAGACGGCCAACCCAACACCTACCGGGTAGACACGCAAAACCTGTATGAAAACTGGCTTTTCGCACTCAATGAGCAATGGATTTACGATAAAACCTACGTCAAGCTCCGCGAAGTGTCGCTCGGCTATAAAATCCCGAAAAGGCTTTTGGGCAGACATCTGAAATCGGCTTCCGTATCGCTGATCGGCCGAAACCTCCTGCTGATGTACAGCGCAATCGGTGGCGGAATCGACATTTCAGAAACAGAAACGCTCTGGTACGAAGGTGGGCAGCTCCCGCCGGTCAGGTCAGTCGGCGCCACGCTCAGAGTAGGTTTTTAAGCAAAAACATTTACCTCAAATCAGTCCGATCATGAAAAAACGCTGGCATATATCCGCCATCGCACTCGCCTTGCTGGCCTTTGCACCAGGATGCAGTGACTTTGGAGACATGAACCTGAACCCCAACAACCCGTCCTCGCCGAGCACAGCGGGCCTGCTGACCGGCGCGTTGCGCAATGTAGGCACGATCAACGCGCAGGTAGGCCCCGGCGGAGCGAACATCGTTCCGGCTATGTATGTGCAACAATTCGGCGATGTGATTTACATCGAGGATTCGAAGTACAAAACGATCAATTTCAACTACAATGGCTGGTATGCCGGCCCGTTGATCAACCTGCAACACGTCATTGAACTCAATACCGGTGAAAACACCAAAATCGCTGCGTCCGCATTCGGGTCAAATGCCAACCAGATCGCCATTGCGCGAATCCTGAAAGCTTATTTCTTCCAATGGATTACCGATCGCTGGGGCGATATTCCTTACTCGGAAGCATTGAAAGCCGACGCCGACTTCACACCATCATTCGATAAGCAGGAAGCGATCTACACCGACCTTTTCAAAGAATGGAAAGAAGCAGCAGCGCAGTTCGACGAAGGGAAAACCGTTCAGGGAGATATTCTTTTGAATGGGAATACACTTAAATGGAAGAAGTTTGCAAACTCACTTCGCCTCATAGCAGCGCTGCGCCTGTCGAAAGTGAAGCCCGAAACGGGTAAAATGGAATTTCAGGCTGCCTTGCAGGACGGTGTTATGACTTCCGCGGACGATAATGTGCAGTACAAGTTTTTGTCGGAATCAAATAATGAAAACCCGGTTTACACCAACTATGTGGTTAGCAACAGAAAAGACTATGCACTCAGCGATGTGTTCGTCAACTACCTGAAAAAAGTATCCGATCCCCGGCTCCCCTACCTGGCGGCGAAAAACATCTCCGGCGAATACACAGGCGTCCCCTATGCGGTAGGCGGTTCAAAGGCGCAAGACCTCTCGCTGATCGGATCGATACTCTCGCAGCAGAACTCGGCCGT includes:
- a CDS encoding SusC/RagA family TonB-linked outer membrane protein → MKQLLLTLGAGIIVLFFTPAYAQTRELTGQVTAEDGSVLPGVNISVKNTTKGSITDNNGRYTINVEPGNILVFSFIGFKSKDAQVGNQTRLDVVLTSDETQLQEIVVTSLGIAREKKALGYAVQEIKADKLTLARDPNIGNALAGKIAGVQVLGQSAAKFGTPTIRIRGINSLAGSDPLYVVDGTPTDISMVNMDDVESLTVLKGPSATALYGNRASAGVVVVTTKRGKSGETSLNFNHSMTMDQVSLLPRYQNEYGGGYSQEWETFKFNPQIHPAAWASYEGQRILDYSADESWGPKLDGQMHRSAFSWQPGEGFGKETPFVAHPNNVRDFFEKPVSYNSNIAFSKAGDSYSSRISYTHIVNNGIVPNSRQLRDYISAKTSISFAKKLTAELNVSYTGTKTDNAPADRYGSSGGTGTGTALFNTNNATLNGYNQTTGSFNQWFQRQLDIKDLQNYKNPDGTFRSWNIGSPTDARPKYWDSPYTQAYENTNVNRQQRIFGDAGLTYQVTDYLKITGKVRRDYGTFFMDGRVASGTLNAGGLGAYAYLSGAISENNYETIASFGKDIQKISILINAGGNIRYNRTEGTLQATVGGLTTPGYYNIAASKDRPLTANYLFEKQVNSVFANASVGYGDFLFIEGSIRNDWSSTLPPSSNSYLYPSVSTSLVFSEFIPANRVLSFGKLRAGYAQVGTDLGAYQTALSYNAGSVYGSNPTMTLPGILPNSSLKPGMSSSYEGGIDLRFFSNRLGLEFTAYNNDNSNQIIPLAVASTSGYNNAVVNAGMITTKGLELHISAQPVKTGEFLWELDINADRNESKVVKLTEQSDNYRLDGPQWRALTLNAREGKDWGMLEGVGIKRDEQGNKVVYSPTPENIKAGKAGLYVKENNVNLGNVLPKFKGGLINAFEYKGLTLQLSTDFVVGGKFFSVTRMFNAGSGLAEETAGNNELGKPKRDDPANGGGVLLDAVTEDGQPNTYRVDTQNLYENWLFALNEQWIYDKTYVKLREVSLGYKIPKRLLGRHLKSASVSLIGRNLLLMYSAIGGGIDISETETLWYEGGQLPPVRSVGATLRVGF
- a CDS encoding SusD/RagB family nutrient-binding outer membrane lipoprotein, with the translated sequence MKKRWHISAIALALLAFAPGCSDFGDMNLNPNNPSSPSTAGLLTGALRNVGTINAQVGPGGANIVPAMYVQQFGDVIYIEDSKYKTINFNYNGWYAGPLINLQHVIELNTGENTKIAASAFGSNANQIAIARILKAYFFQWITDRWGDIPYSEALKADADFTPSFDKQEAIYTDLFKEWKEAAAQFDEGKTVQGDILLNGNTLKWKKFANSLRLIAALRLSKVKPETGKMEFQAALQDGVMTSADDNVQYKFLSESNNENPVYTNYVVSNRKDYALSDVFVNYLKKVSDPRLPYLAAKNISGEYTGVPYAVGGSKAQDLSLIGSILSQQNSAVNVMTYAQVLFAQAEAAALGWTNGDAKILYESAVAASLQQWMGTNYTDAALKAYLAQPDVAYTANAAIEKISVQRWIALFFQGTEAWSEWRRTGFPVLKPAATTLNGGSEIPRRLAYPVTENNLNKANYQAVLQSQGKDDHYTRVWWDKP
- a CDS encoding SusD/RagB family nutrient-binding outer membrane lipoprotein; its protein translation is MKKLIILFLPFLLLTACVDSLDEYNVDTKRPSTAPPVTLFSNALKGLADTLTSPNVNVNNYRLYVQHWTTTTYLDEPRYNVTARIIPESFWRGLYKGVISDLNESRRLVNADEFISQETKDVQLAQIEVVEVLTWAALVNTFGNIPYSESMNPENPLPKYDDAKTVYDAILARLDAALPKLQSKGTPFSDGDLLYKGNMAQWVKFGNSLKLKLAMIIADSDPAKAKTMVAEAAPNVFTSNADNAAFPYISTPPNYNVIAQNLNPLYTSRQDFVASETIVNPMNELNDPRRAQFFTPVGGKYVGGKYGMLNTYADFSHVSDLIIEPDFEGLLLDYSEVEFLLAEAVERGFIAGNAANHYNKAVTASIVYWTSQDPDTEVASQGSARAAAYLAQPKVAYATAKGNWKEKIGFQKWLALYNRGWESWVEWRRLDFPKLSPPSGGNVPAGLAIPVRMIYPIVEQTLNGSNRAAAADAIGGDELTTKLWWDKF